In one window of Microtus pennsylvanicus isolate mMicPen1 chromosome 2, mMicPen1.hap1, whole genome shotgun sequence DNA:
- the LOC142844948 gene encoding olfactory receptor 4F3/4F16/4F29-like: MDGGNHTVVSEFVFLGLTHSREIHLLLLVLACVLYVLSMTGNILIVFSVTTDPHLHSPMYFLLAGLSFIDLAACSVTSPKMVYDLFRKYKVISFGGCMTQIFFIHVIGGVEMVLLVAMAFDRYVAICKPLHYLTIMSPRVCVLCLAASWVLGISHSLFQLAFVIGLPFCGPNVFDSFYCDLPRLLKLACIDTYKLQFMVTVNSGFICVGSFLLLLISYIFILFSVWKHSSEGSSKALSALSAHITVVFLFFGPTLFVYTWPHPDSQIDKFLALFDAVFTPFLNPVIYTFRNKEMKAAIKRIFKTLLTFRNIS, encoded by the coding sequence ATGGATGGAGGGAACCACACAGTGGTGTCTGAGTTTGTGTTTCTGGGACTCACCCACTCTCGGGAGAttcacctcctcctcctcgtgCTCGCCTGTGTGCTCTATGTGCTAAGCATGACTGGAAACATCCTCATTGTGTTCTCCGTGACCACTGACCCTCACTTACACTCCCCCATGTACTTCCTCCTGGCAGGTCTCTCCTTCATTGACTTGGCAGCCTGTTCTGTTACTTCTCCCAAGATGGTTTATGATTTGTTTAGAAAGTACAAAGTCATCTCCTTTGGAGGCTGTATGACTCAGATCTTCTTTATTCATGTCATTGGTGGTGTGGAGATGGTGCTGCTTGTGGCTATGGCAtttgacagatatgtggccatatgtAAGCCTCTGCACTACCTGACCATCATGAGCCCACGAGTGTGTGTTTTATGTCTGGCTGCCTCTTGGGTCCTGGGCATTAGTCACTCATTGTTCCAGCTGGCTTTTGTTATTGGCTTACCCTTCTGTGGCCCAAATGTATTTGACAGCTTTTACTGTGACCTACCTCGACTTCTCAAGTTGGCATGTATAGACACCTACAAATTGCAGTTCATGGTCACCGTCAACAGTGGGTTCATCTGTGTTGGCTCTTTCTTGTTGCTTCTCATTTCTTACATATTCATTCTGTTCAGTGTTTGGAAACATTCTTCAGAAGGTTCATCCAAAGCCCTCTCCGCTCTCTCAGCTCACATCACTGtggtgtttttattctttggtcCCACACTGTTTGTTTATACCTGGCCACATCCTGACTCTCAAATAGATAAATTTCTTGCTCTTTTTGATGCAGTTTTTACTCCTTTTCTAAATCCAGTCATCTATACATTTAGGAATAAAGAGATGAAGGCAGCAATAAAGAGGATTTTCAAAACACTATTAACTTTTAGAAACATCTCATAA